The sequence GCGCTGCGGCTGATGCAGCAAGGGGTGGATTGCGAGCTCTACGAGGCCTCGCCGCGGTTCGGCGGGCGAATGTTCACGAAGCGGGACTTCAACCGCGACGGGATGTTCTGCGAGCTGGGCGGCGAGCTGGTGGACACCAACCACAAGGCGCTGATCGATCTGGCGCGGGAGTGCCATATTTCCACCCAGCCGCTGAAGAAGGGCGAGAAGGGCCTCGATTTCTACCACATCGGCGGGAAGGTCTTCACGGACCGGGACCTGATCCCGGCGTTCCAACCGCTGGCGAAGCGTATCGCGGCGGACGCGGAAGGGCTCACGGACGCGCAGGACGAGTACACGGCGAAGGCGCGGCGGCTGGATGCGGTCAACTTGAAGCATTACCTGACCGGATCGCGGCATGACACGCCCGCGTGGTTGATCGAGATGCTGGATGTGGCGTATTGCTGCGAGTACGGCGTGGACACGGTGCACCAGAGCGCGCTGAACCTGGTGAACTTCATCGGCACGGACACGAAGGACGGCTTCGAGATGTTCGGAACCAGCGATGAGTCGATGCGGATCGAGGGTGGCAACGACCGGGTGCCGACGGCGGTGTACGGGAAGATTTCGAAGAAGGTGCGGACGTTTCCGGAGCACGAGCTGGCGTCGATCGCGCGGACGAAGGGCGGGCTGCGGCTGACCTTCCGCCACGGCAGCCAGCGGGTGGTGAAGGAGGCGGCCCATGTGGTCTGCGCGATCCCGTTCACGGTGCTGCGGAACGTGGAGGGGATCGATTCGCTGGGGCTGAGCGCGGACAAGCGGCGCGCGATCCACACCTTCGGCTACGGGGCGAACGTGAAGGTGATGTGGGGCGTGAAGGAGCGGGTGTGGCGCGAGGAAACCGGCGGCCGGGACTTCTACTGCAATGGCTCGGTGGTGTCCGACCTGCCGTTCCAGCAGTTCTGGGAAACCAGCCGCGGCCAGAAGGGGCGCTCGGGGATTCTGACCAATTTCATCGGCGGCACGCCGGCTGCGACCTGGAGCGCGGAGCGCCTGAAGGCATTCCCGGGCGAGGCGGAGAAGGTGTTCCCGGCGCTGGCGGGCCAGTGGGACGGGAACCGGGCGGTGATGAACTGGCCGAAGGTGAAGTGGAACCGCGGCAGCTACAGTGCGACGCTGGTGGGGCAGTACACGTGGGCCTACGCGGCTTCGGCGACACCGGAGCTGGACGGGGCGCTGGTGTTCGCGGGCGAGCACACCAGCCCGGATTTCGGCGGATTCATGAACGGCGGGGTGGAATCCGGCGAGCGGGCGGCGAAGGAGGTGCTGGCGAAGGCCTGAGAGGGCGCTTTTTTGCGATTTCCGGGGTCCGGAGGGGCACAACGCCTGTCGAGGGAAGGGTTTAAGCAACAAAATTTTGACAAACCCGCGTTCTCCCGATACAGACCGCCCCCCGGTCCGGGGGTTGGAACCTCCGGCGCATCCCGCAACATCCACCACTTCCTGTCATGGCCACCAAGCAGACACTCAAAGCCGCCCCGCGCGCGCGCACCGGCTCCGGCCGCCTCAACCAGATGCGCAAAGAGGGCTGGCTGCCGTCCGTCATCTACGGGCGCAACACCGAGAACGTGAACCTCAAGGTCGATGCGAAGACCTTCGCCGAGCTTCTCGCCCACAGCACCTCGGACAACATCCTGATCAACCTCGATGTCGAGGGTCAGGGCGTCCGCCTCGCTTTCCTCCAGTCCATCCAGCACGACGCCATCTCCGGCGCCGCCCTGCATGCCGACTTCCTCGCCATCGACGAGAAGACCGAAATCACCGCCCACATCCCGGTGCACCTCAATGGTGAGCCAGCTGGCGTGAAGGCCGGTGGCGTGGTGGAACAGTACGTCCACACGCTCGAAATCGTCTGCCTGCCGAACGACCTTCCGGACACCATCGAGGTGGACGTGACCGGCCTCGGCGTGGGCGCCTCCCTCCACATCTCGGAGCTGGGCCTGCCGAAGGGCGTGAAGGCCACGCACGCCGGTGACGTCGTCGTCGCCCACGTGGGTGTCCCGGGTGCCGGTCTCGAGGAGACCCCGGCCGCCTGAGCCAACTGATTTTTCCGAAACGCCCGGTCCGCGCTGCGGAGCCGGGCGTTTTTGTGTTCGGGACTTGCGGAAAAAGACATCCCCGACTAGTCATTTGGCATGAAGGCATCGGTGGTCGACCTACGGTACCGAACCAAGGAAATCCTGCACGCGCTGGAGACGGGGGAATCCATCGAGCTGACCCACCGTGGTCAGACGAAGGGGGAGATCGTGCCGGTGGCGGCGAAGACGAGGTCCTCGCTGGCGGATCATCCGGCGGTGGGGATGTGGCGGGACCAGGAGGAACCGGTCGAGGACATGGTGAAGCGACTTCGAAAGCCGAGATTCCATGTTGATTGATACCGATGTGTTGATCTGGTGCCTGCGAGGGAACCCGAAGGCGCTGGCGCGGCTCGATGGGCTCGCGGACTGCCGGGTTTCCCAGGTCACGCGGATGGAATTGATCGCCGGTTGCCGGGACAAGGCGGAGATGCGCCTGCTGAAGCGGTTTCTAGCCGACGGCGGATTCCGGGTGATGCCGCTGAGCGAGGAGATCGGTCATCGGGCGGACCTGTGGCTGGAGGAACACGTGCTCCAGCACGGTGCGGGGCTGGCGGATTGCTTGATCGCGGCCACGGCGTCGTTGGCGGGACTTCCCTTGTTGACGGGCAATCACAAGCATTTCAGACACTTTCCGGCGCTGGAGGTGGAGGAGTTCCGCCCCTAGTCCAGACGCTTCCCATTTCCCGTGGACACATTTTCCCTGATCATCGGCCTCGGCAATCCGGGGCGGCAGTATGAAGGCACGCGGCACAATGTCGGGTTCATGGTGCTGGACCGGCTGGCGGCGAAGGCCGGGGTGGCCTTCGAGAGCAAGCCGAAGTGGCAGAGCCACCTGGCGAAGCTGCCGGACGGCACGCTGCTGCTGAAGCCGCAATCCTTCATGAACCTGAGCGGGCGGCCGGTGCAGCAGATCCTGGCCTTCCACAAGTGGACGCCGGACCGGATCCTGGTGGTGTATGACGACGCGGCGCTGCCGCTGGGCTCGCTGCGGTTCCGGGAGAAGGGGTCCCATGGCGGGCACAATGGCATCCGCTCGCTGCTCCAGCAACTGGGGACGGACGTGTTTCCGCGGCTGAAATTCGGGATCGGCGGCAGCGCCGAGGGCGAAATGGTGGGCCATGTGCTGGGGAATTTCCGACCGGAAGAGCGGGACCTGCTGGAAAACACGCTTGCTTCCGCCGTTGATGCCGTACAGGTTGCGCGCTCCCAAGGCGTCGCCGTCGCGGCGAACCGCTTCAACACCCGCTCCAACTTACCTCCAACACCATGAGCCGCAAATACGAAGGCCTGATTATCCTCAACACCAAGGGTGTCGAAGGCAGCGTCGATGAGACCGTCGCCAGCGTCGCCAAGGAACTTGAAACCGAAGGCGCCAAGGTCGGCGAGATCAAGCAGATCGGCCGCCGCAAGTTCGCCTACAACGCGCAGCACCTGGAAGCCGGCCACTACGTGACCTACGTCTTCTCCGCCGAGCCGGCCGCGATCACCAAGATCCAAGCCCGCCTCGCCCTGAACGCGAAGGTGCACCTCCAGCACTTCCAGCGCGTCGCCTGAGCCGCGTTCGCTCTTCGGAGCGATCCGTCTTGCGACACCCCGGACTTTCTCCGTAGGTTCACGCTCACATGGCCAATTTGAACAAAGTTCTCCTGCTGGGGAATCTGACCCGCGATCCGGAGCTCCGCTACACGCCGAAGGGCACCGCCGTGGCGGACATCGCCCTGGCGATCAACCGGGTCTGGACGAACGAGCAGAACCAGCGCCAGGAAGAAACCACCTACGTGGACATCACCCTGTGGGGACGGCAGGCCGAACTGGCCCAGCAGTACCTCACGAAGGGCCGCGGCTGCTTCATCGAAGGCCGCCTGCAGATGGACACGTGGGAGGACAAGGCCACCGGCCAGAAGCGCAGCAAGCTCAAGGTCGTCGCCGAGAACCTCCAGTTCCTGCCGGATGGCAAGGGCGGCCCCGGCGGTCCTCCGTCCGGTGCCAGCCATGCTCCGCAGGGCAATGGTGGTGGCTACTCCCGCCCCGCAGGCGGTCCTCCGCAGCGCTCCGGCCCGCCGCAGGGTGGCTCCGCCGCTCCGGTGGAGGATTACCACGACGAGGACGACATTCCGTTCTGAAGCGGTCGCCGAACCGATGATTTTGAAAAACGCGCTCCGGGAACGGGGCGCGTTTTGTTTTTCAGGGATGAAGCCGCGGAGCGTATCCGGAGGAGCGTTCAGGAGGGGCCTGGTCGCCGTTGAGTGACAGGCCATCACCTTCCCGTCATGTTGATCCGGGTAAGAGGGAGGGGATGAAAGTTCGTGCGAATCTCTTGTTGGTGCCGGTCGCCGTGATGGCGGGGCTGGCTGGATTCCTCGCCGGTCGACAGGCGGAACGAGGTGGGTCCGGAGGAGG comes from Luteolibacter sp. LG18 and encodes:
- a CDS encoding single-stranded DNA-binding protein; translation: MANLNKVLLLGNLTRDPELRYTPKGTAVADIALAINRVWTNEQNQRQEETTYVDITLWGRQAELAQQYLTKGRGCFIEGRLQMDTWEDKATGQKRSKLKVVAENLQFLPDGKGGPGGPPSGASHAPQGNGGGYSRPAGGPPQRSGPPQGGSAAPVEDYHDEDDIPF
- a CDS encoding FAD-dependent oxidoreductase, which gives rise to MNRGRVPLFRSLIDCLREAHVANTAGEGWSRREFLQTLGAVGAAGALSGCVAVPTPGRNVRGPVVIVGGGIAGLTAALRLMQQGVDCELYEASPRFGGRMFTKRDFNRDGMFCELGGELVDTNHKALIDLARECHISTQPLKKGEKGLDFYHIGGKVFTDRDLIPAFQPLAKRIAADAEGLTDAQDEYTAKARRLDAVNLKHYLTGSRHDTPAWLIEMLDVAYCCEYGVDTVHQSALNLVNFIGTDTKDGFEMFGTSDESMRIEGGNDRVPTAVYGKISKKVRTFPEHELASIARTKGGLRLTFRHGSQRVVKEAAHVVCAIPFTVLRNVEGIDSLGLSADKRRAIHTFGYGANVKVMWGVKERVWREETGGRDFYCNGSVVSDLPFQQFWETSRGQKGRSGILTNFIGGTPAATWSAERLKAFPGEAEKVFPALAGQWDGNRAVMNWPKVKWNRGSYSATLVGQYTWAYAASATPELDGALVFAGEHTSPDFGGFMNGGVESGERAAKEVLAKA
- a CDS encoding 50S ribosomal protein L25 — translated: MATKQTLKAAPRARTGSGRLNQMRKEGWLPSVIYGRNTENVNLKVDAKTFAELLAHSTSDNILINLDVEGQGVRLAFLQSIQHDAISGAALHADFLAIDEKTEITAHIPVHLNGEPAGVKAGGVVEQYVHTLEIVCLPNDLPDTIEVDVTGLGVGASLHISELGLPKGVKATHAGDVVVAHVGVPGAGLEETPAA
- the pth gene encoding aminoacyl-tRNA hydrolase, with the translated sequence MDTFSLIIGLGNPGRQYEGTRHNVGFMVLDRLAAKAGVAFESKPKWQSHLAKLPDGTLLLKPQSFMNLSGRPVQQILAFHKWTPDRILVVYDDAALPLGSLRFREKGSHGGHNGIRSLLQQLGTDVFPRLKFGIGGSAEGEMVGHVLGNFRPEERDLLENTLASAVDAVQVARSQGVAVAANRFNTRSNLPPTP
- a CDS encoding type II toxin-antitoxin system VapC family toxin produces the protein MLIDTDVLIWCLRGNPKALARLDGLADCRVSQVTRMELIAGCRDKAEMRLLKRFLADGGFRVMPLSEEIGHRADLWLEEHVLQHGAGLADCLIAATASLAGLPLLTGNHKHFRHFPALEVEEFRP
- the rpsF gene encoding 30S ribosomal protein S6; this encodes MSRKYEGLIILNTKGVEGSVDETVASVAKELETEGAKVGEIKQIGRRKFAYNAQHLEAGHYVTYVFSAEPAAITKIQARLALNAKVHLQHFQRVA